The following coding sequences are from one Gammaproteobacteria bacterium window:
- a CDS encoding transposase, which produces MRPIASPRGENAFWIEMERVVPWAELCALIEPVYPCEPVGAGRRPVGLERMRIYFIQQWFNLSDPAVEEALYDSRALRAFVGIDLG; this is translated from the coding sequence TTGAGACCTATCGCAAGTCCACGCGGCGAGAACGCTTTCTGGATTGAGATGGAGCGGGTGGTGCCGTGGGCTGAATTGTGTGCGTTGATCGAGCCGGTGTATCCGTGTGAGCCCGTGGGTGCGGGCCGTCGGCCGGTGGGTCTTGAGCGGATGCGTATCTACTTTATCCAGCAGTGGTTCAATCTGTCGGATCCGGCGGTGGAGGAGGCGCTGTACGACAGCCGCGCGCTGCGGGCGTTTGTCGGCATTGATCTGGGGTGA